GCCTATCTTTCTGATTAGCAAGATAAGTACCCTTTGTGAGTTCATGCATAATTCAAAGTGCGTATGCATAGAAGCTGGACTTGCCAGCCAAGACTGAAAAGGTCAACTGTCCGTAATCCGTCAACACCAAGAAGGCTGGAGCGGAACAGAGTCCACCCCAGCCTTGTTAATTACTATCAACCTACTATTGTTATGAATTTTTCAAATCATCAATCAAATTGTTGAGCATATTGGAGAGTTCAGCAAGATTAGACATGGCTTCCGCTGATTGCTCCATGGCATTAAAGTTCTCATCCGCAATGCGATTGATTTCCGAGGTGGACATATTGATTTCCTCTGAAGCGGCACTCTGCTGCTCCGCTGCAGTGGCAATGGAACGAACCTGCTCCGCTACCAGTTCAATAATTTCCAGTATGGATTTCAAAGCATCCCCGGCTTCATTTACCAGCGTTGTTGTGGAATCCACCATCTCGGTTGTCTCGGTCATGGTAGTAATGGAATTCCTTGAAGACTGCTGAATAGAACCAATGGCGTCACCCACTTCTGAAGTCGCGCTTACGGTCTTTTCTGCCAGCTTGCGGACCTCATCGGCGACAACCGCAAAACCGCGTCCGGCTTCACCGGCACGGGCCGCTTCAATGGCTGCGTTAAGGGCCAGCAGGTTGGTCTGATCCGCAATGTCGGTAATCACGCTCATGACACTGCTGATAGACTCGGCTTTCTCACCCAGCTGCCCCATTTCTGAGCCCAGTTTTGCAGATTCACTTTTAAGATTGCTGACCGCAGTCACAACCTTATCAACAATATCCGAACCGTGGACAGCTTCACTTCTGGCCCGTTCAGCTTCTTCGGAGCTTCGAGCGGCATTCGCGGCAACTTCCAGTACGGTGGCGTTCATCTCTTCCATAGCCGTGGCATTTTCTGAAGCACGCTCGCGCTGCATTTCCGAACCACGCATAGATTCTTCCACGTTGGCGGAAAGCTGGGTGGAGGAAGATGAAATCCGTTCCACAATTTCCTCAAGCTGTCCTGCGGCCTGCATCATGCCGTCACGCTTGGCTGTTTCAGCTTTGCGAGTTGCTTCCTCAGCTGTGCCGAGAGCTTCCTCAGCCTGCACGGTTTTAACTTCAGCCTCGCGGGTCTTTTCATCGGCAAGGGAAATTGTTTCAACCAATTCCCCGGTCATGGATTGCAAATTATCTAAAAGATCGCGCAACTCTGCTTTGTAGGAAACATCTTCGGGCTTGGCTTCATAGTTGCCCGCGGCAATCTGCTTGGCGAATTCACCCATGGCATGAATGGGGCGTACAAGTCTGGAATTAACCAATAAAGCCCCAAGCAATCCAAAAACTATAGCTGCAACAGCGGCAATACCAAACATGGTGATATTGGCCTCTTTAGACGCAGCATAAATCTCTGCATGAGGAATAAAAGCAATCATGGTCCAACCGGTCTCTTTGGAGCGGTACACTTCAGCTGAAAATTTAGCCCCATTAAATTCCAAATCTCCAAGCCAGTCTGTTTTGGCGTAATAGGCCGCTTTAAGCGCAGGATTATCCAAATCATCAATTTTTTTGAAATTATTATCCGGAGTTTTAGGATCTGCCAGGATAGTTCCATCTCCCTGCACCAGAACTACAAAACCGGTTTCACCTATATTAAGGTTATTGATAATCTTGGTCAGATCACCGAGGGAGATATCAACAGCAGACACGCCTATAAAATTTCCACTATTATTCCTGATTTTGGTTACTACCCCGATGTTGGGGAAACCTTCTGTTGTAATGTAGGCGGAAAGGTTAATTGATTCAGTGGGCGCATTTTTACCCTGCTTATACCATGGCCGTACACGCGGATCATAATTATTCTTTAAAGTATCTGTACCGTCCTGTGTATACCCGCCATCCTCAAACCCCATGTAGACGTATGCAAAAGCCGGGTTGGCTTTCATCAGCTTATTCGCCAGACGGTTGACCGCTATCTCTGACTGGTCAGTGGCGTACTGGGCAGGCTTACTTGGTCCGTCAAGCTCAAAATATTTTGTCCATTTACCCATGGCATTCTTGGTTTCATCAAGACTGGCCACAAACCTGCTTACGTTTTCTGCCTTTTTCAGAATCTCCGAAATATAATTATTAATCAGTTTCAGTTCCTGACTGGCTGTTTTTCTGTACGAATCCTCAGCTGTGCTGTCGAACTGCATGGAAACAGTCAACATTACAACTAACACCGAGATAATCATCGGTATAACAATAGCCAAAATCATCCGTGTTCTAATTTTCACAGTAGCACCCCTTTTTTTAAAACTGCTGGAACAATGGATATTCAGTATAAATTAAACATAATAGATCATATTTGTCCATAAAATCAGCAAATAGACGATTACTACTTCTCAAAAAAAAGACGCCCCTAAAGGCGTCTCAACAAAAATCTCATATGGAAATCTAAAATCATTCAATCATAATACACTCAACCGGACAGGTATCAATTGATTCTGCTACACACTCAAGATCAACTGCTTCTTCTTTAATCACCTCAGCCTTTTCCCCATCTGAATCAAGGGCAAAGACTTCCGGGCAAAGCTCAACACAGGTTTCGCAACCAATACATTCGTCCTGATCAATCACTACTTTTTTAGCCATAATCTGCCTCCAGATTTTTGGATAAGAATTACTGCTTTTATTTTGAAAACAACTTAAACATAAAGAGGATCTTTTGTACAAGCTTTTTACTTATCTGAAATAATTCTACCGAAACTCAAACAGAACTAATTAACAAAATCCTTGTTATGAAAATTATTCAATATTTTCTCATAGGTCCAGTTTTCCCTGATGACCTTAATTCCTTTATTCAACTTACGCAAAAAATAATCCCCACTGCCTGCTTTACGGGAAAACAAAGCAATCATTGGCTCCGGTTCAATACGTGTCCACACTTCTCCAATATCATATTTGTAATCAGCAAATTCCATATCAATAATATAGTTACCGACCACTGAATTCTCCAGCATAAAATCTATATATCCTTTGCGCAGCATTTTTACCCCGGTGGAATAATTATCTAAGATTTCAACAGTCAATCCCTGCTCCTGCAAATATCCACGGGGGACTCCAATACGATACTTTTTCAATTCATCAAGATTGTTCCATATCAAACCGGAAGGAAATTTTTCTTTTAAAAAAAGAAAGAGAGTTTGTGTTCTAAAATCGAAAAGAATCACATTGCTACGTATTTATCCAAAATTTTTTCTGACCAAGGAACTGAACATATCGCCATGCCACTTTTAATCATATAAAGAACCCGCTTCCACGGATAAAACTTATATCGACACTTAACTCCTTCCACTCGAAAAGCCTCAGTTACAATCTCGGCACAAAGTCCATTGGCAGGCAAATTCCGGCCTGTATACGGAGGCCATTCCCCAGTGGCAATAGTCACCACCTGCTCTGCCGAAACTGGTCGAACCGCACAAACGAATAGCAGCATACCTAAAACTAATACAGCCCAACCATTAAACACTGGTTTCAAATTTTTTATAGACATCTCGATCTCACTTTAATCAACTAATCCAAAGCATGCTTTTTCAATATTTCGTCGTATATTCCGTTAGCTTTGATTTTTGCAAGTCCGCTGTCAAACCGCTCGATAAGTGCCTTTCCATCGGGATTTTTCTTTGAAACAAGCAGATAGACAGGTTCACTTTTCAATGGAGCCTGGTTCTCTCCAAATTCATGTTCTCGGCCGGGCATAAGAACACTTATTAAATAATTACCAACCACGGAATCTTCAGTCATCAAATCAATATAGCCTCTCATCAACATCATAATTCCATTAGAAGAATTGTTGATAAGCTGCGTGTTCAACCCCATTTCAGTTAGCTGGCTTCCATAAAAATATCCCCTACAAATACCTATTCTGTACTTCATCAATTCATCAAGGTTCTTGTAGCTTATTCCATCAGGAAATTTTTCCTTATAATAAAAGA
This window of the Desulfovibrio sp. JC022 genome carries:
- a CDS encoding methyl-accepting chemotaxis protein, with protein sequence MKIRTRMILAIVIPMIISVLVVMLTVSMQFDSTAEDSYRKTASQELKLINNYISEILKKAENVSRFVASLDETKNAMGKWTKYFELDGPSKPAQYATDQSEIAVNRLANKLMKANPAFAYVYMGFEDGGYTQDGTDTLKNNYDPRVRPWYKQGKNAPTESINLSAYITTEGFPNIGVVTKIRNNSGNFIGVSAVDISLGDLTKIINNLNIGETGFVVLVQGDGTILADPKTPDNNFKKIDDLDNPALKAAYYAKTDWLGDLEFNGAKFSAEVYRSKETGWTMIAFIPHAEIYAASKEANITMFGIAAVAAIVFGLLGALLVNSRLVRPIHAMGEFAKQIAAGNYEAKPEDVSYKAELRDLLDNLQSMTGELVETISLADEKTREAEVKTVQAEEALGTAEEATRKAETAKRDGMMQAAGQLEEIVERISSSSTQLSANVEESMRGSEMQRERASENATAMEEMNATVLEVAANAARSSEEAERARSEAVHGSDIVDKVVTAVSNLKSESAKLGSEMGQLGEKAESISSVMSVITDIADQTNLLALNAAIEAARAGEAGRGFAVVADEVRKLAEKTVSATSEVGDAIGSIQQSSRNSITTMTETTEMVDSTTTLVNEAGDALKSILEIIELVAEQVRSIATAAEQQSAASEEINMSTSEINRIADENFNAMEQSAEAMSNLAELSNMLNNLIDDLKNS
- a CDS encoding ferredoxin, which translates into the protein MAKKVVIDQDECIGCETCVELCPEVFALDSDGEKAEVIKEEAVDLECVAESIDTCPVECIMIE
- a CDS encoding transporter substrate-binding domain-containing protein, which translates into the protein MILFDFRTQTLFLFLKEKFPSGLIWNNLDELKKYRIGVPRGYLQEQGLTVEILDNYSTGVKMLRKGYIDFMLENSVVGNYIIDMEFADYKYDIGEVWTRIEPEPMIALFSRKAGSGDYFLRKLNKGIKVIRENWTYEKILNNFHNKDFVN
- a CDS encoding ABC transporter substrate-binding protein, which codes for MLLRKVLWKFLYLALILLFLCEPVCAGEEKVLLSTGEWAPYTSEYVQGGGLCSEIVGAAFAAVDMNTELKFYPWKRAILSFQRGEVEGSFPWVRRNETAAYALFSSPLHSQKYSFFYYKEKFPDGISYKNLDELMKYRIGICRGYFYGSQLTEMGLNTQLINNSSNGIMMLMRGYIDLMTEDSVVGNYLISVLMPGREHEFGENQAPLKSEPVYLLVSKKNPDGKALIERFDSGLAKIKANGIYDEILKKHALD